A stretch of the Tachysurus fulvidraco isolate hzauxx_2018 chromosome 18, HZAU_PFXX_2.0, whole genome shotgun sequence genome encodes the following:
- the LOC125139379 gene encoding general transcription factor 3C polypeptide 1-like: MSYQLSQHYYRFFSWRFPGALYNDVYELLEALGEKGRVDRPNTFCFQKEKARDEGEQESGGGGGAGVEDDDKYLVPASDVEDMLVFSMDSAGGATACCLTLMTLGLMSVDICIPQQIVVVDSTLVDNEVVKSITKELDDEEDDEGGARFEVKAHQASHTNYLLMKGYFVPGIISLRNITSTEHIAVNACSLHIRLRNTHTHSLFTHTGKTHTHTLCSHRPVRHTHTLFVHTDR, encoded by the exons ATGTCCTATCAGCTGTCTCAGCATTACTACAG GTTTTTCTCCTGGCGTTTCCCAGGTGCGCTGTATAATGATGTGTATGAACTTCTGGAGGCTCTGGGGGAGAAAGGACGAGTGGACCGACCCAACACTTTCTGCtttcagaaagagaaagcaagGGATGAGGGAGAGCAGGAGagtgggggaggaggaggagcaggagtgGAGGATGATGATAAGTATCTGGTACCTGCTAGTGATGTGGAGGACATGCTGGTGTTCTCCATGGACTCTGCAGGAGGAGCGACAGCATGCTGTCTCACTTTAATGACCCTGGGCCTGATGAGCGTGGACATCTGTATACCACAGCAGATTGTAGTGGTGGACAGCACACTGGTGGACAACGAGGTAGTcaagag CATCACTAAAGAGCTggatgatgaggaggatgatgaaggtGGAGCTCGGTTCGAGGTGAAGGCTCACCAGGCGTCTCACACTAACTACCTGCTAATGAAGGGATATTTCGTCCCCGGTATCATCAGCCTGAGGAACATCACGTCTACTGAACACATCGCAGTCAACGCCTGCAGCCTGCACATCCGCCtgcgcaacacacacacacactctctgttcacacacaccggtaagacacacacacacactctttgttcacacagaccggtaagacacacacacacactctttgttcacacagaccggtaa